A single region of the Thermococcus paralvinellae genome encodes:
- the gdhA gene encoding glutamate dehydrogenase: protein MVEQDPFEIAVKQLERAAQYMDISEEALEFLKRPQRILEVTIPVEMDDGSVKVFTGFRVQYNWARGPTKGGIRWHPEETLSTVKALAAWMTWKTAVMDLPYGGGKGGIICNPKELSDREKERLARGYIRAIYDIISPYTDIPAPDVYTNPQIMAWMMDEYEMISRRKTPAFGIITGKPPSVGGIIARMDATARGGAFTVREAAKALGWDTLKGKTIAIQGYGNAGYYMAKIMSEEYGMKVVAVSDSRGGIYNPDGLNADEVLEWKKKTGSVKDFPGATNITNEELLELEVDVLAPAAIEEVITKKNADNIKAKIIAELANGPTTPEADEILFEKGILVIPDFLCNAGGVTVSYFEWIQNITGDYWTVEETRAKLDKKMTKAFWDVYNTHKEKNINMRDAAYVVAVSRVYQAMLDRGWVKK, encoded by the coding sequence ATGGTTGAACAAGACCCATTTGAGATTGCTGTTAAGCAACTTGAAAGAGCTGCTCAATATATGGACATAAGTGAAGAAGCTTTGGAATTTTTAAAGAGACCCCAAAGAATTCTTGAAGTAACAATTCCAGTTGAGATGGACGACGGTTCTGTCAAGGTCTTTACTGGTTTTAGAGTCCAATACAACTGGGCTCGTGGTCCAACAAAGGGTGGAATTAGATGGCACCCCGAGGAGACACTCAGTACTGTTAAGGCTCTCGCTGCTTGGATGACCTGGAAGACTGCTGTTATGGATCTCCCATATGGTGGAGGTAAGGGTGGTATAATCTGTAATCCAAAGGAGCTCTCCGATAGAGAAAAGGAGAGACTTGCAAGAGGTTATATAAGAGCTATTTATGACATTATCAGCCCATACACAGACATTCCAGCTCCAGACGTTTACACTAACCCACAGATCATGGCTTGGATGATGGATGAGTATGAGATGATTTCAAGAAGAAAGACCCCAGCCTTCGGTATCATCACAGGTAAGCCACCAAGCGTTGGTGGTATAATAGCAAGAATGGACGCAACAGCTAGAGGTGGAGCCTTCACAGTCAGAGAGGCAGCCAAGGCTCTTGGATGGGACACCCTCAAGGGCAAGACAATCGCAATCCAAGGTTATGGTAACGCTGGTTACTACATGGCCAAGATCATGAGCGAAGAGTATGGAATGAAGGTTGTTGCTGTCAGCGACAGCAGAGGTGGAATTTACAACCCAGATGGACTCAACGCTGACGAAGTCCTTGAGTGGAAGAAGAAGACTGGTAGCGTTAAGGACTTCCCAGGAGCAACAAACATCACAAACGAAGAGCTCTTAGAGCTTGAAGTTGATGTCCTTGCACCAGCTGCTATTGAGGAGGTCATCACTAAGAAGAACGCTGACAACATCAAGGCAAAAATCATAGCGGAGCTTGCTAACGGTCCAACCACACCAGAGGCTGACGAGATACTCTTCGAGAAGGGCATTCTCGTAATCCCAGACTTCCTCTGTAACGCCGGTGGTGTTACAGTCAGCTACTTCGAGTGGATCCAGAACATAACCGGCGACTACTGGACAGTTGAAGAGACAAGAGCAAAGCTTGACAAGAAGATGACCAAGGCATTCTGGGACGTCTACAACACCCACAAGGAGAAGAACATCAACATGAGAGACGCAGCTTACGTCGTTGCCGTCAGCAGAGTTTACCAGGCAATGCTCGACAGAGGATGGGTCAAGAAGTGA
- a CDS encoding sodium-dependent transporter → MEQRDRWATKLGLILAMAGNAIGLGNFWRFPYQLASNGGGAFMIPYFIALFFLGIPVMWIEWTTGRYGGKYGHGTLGPMFYLMARESLKPKGALIFGIIGGMLAFAVSSLLSSYYYQVIGWSAAYTYYSLTGAYFGKDTVQFFLSYVANTKAVIFFWGITMVLLGIAVGQGVSKGIERWVKVMMPLLYVFAILLVIRALTLGSPVKPEWSSIKGLEYIWTPNFTALKENFFKISLAAAGQIFFTLSLGMGIIHNYASYLGPEDDVALSGLATVSLNEFAEVILGGSLAIPIAFAYLGPEQAVKGGVGLAYMALPNVFMHMPGGRIFGAMWFLLLWFAGFTSAIATYNYLVAMLEEDLKIDRKVGTWVVFVFLFLLGLPVALDSSLVYLSELDMWVGSYFLVLLGFFDVIVGVWLFKPDNFWEELHKGAFINVPEWFKPIIMYIAPIFMAILLIGNTKDYYSMGALSFHVSKAYVENVLGGAYPDAVPLVLKARIVILIILIIGAIEAYLAIKKKYGEELEKNEVIIKV, encoded by the coding sequence ATGGAGCAAAGAGATAGATGGGCAACCAAACTTGGTTTGATTTTAGCTATGGCGGGAAACGCCATAGGACTCGGTAACTTCTGGAGATTCCCCTACCAGCTTGCCAGCAACGGTGGCGGTGCCTTCATGATACCGTATTTCATAGCACTGTTCTTCCTTGGAATTCCAGTCATGTGGATTGAGTGGACAACAGGAAGATACGGTGGAAAATACGGACACGGTACATTGGGACCAATGTTCTACCTGATGGCAAGAGAAAGCCTAAAGCCAAAGGGTGCATTAATCTTTGGTATCATCGGCGGTATGCTAGCATTCGCAGTTTCATCATTGCTAAGCTCATACTACTACCAAGTTATCGGATGGTCAGCTGCTTACACATACTACAGCTTAACTGGAGCCTACTTTGGAAAAGACACAGTTCAGTTCTTCCTAAGCTATGTGGCAAACACCAAGGCAGTCATATTCTTCTGGGGTATAACGATGGTTCTCTTAGGCATAGCAGTTGGACAGGGTGTCAGCAAGGGTATTGAGAGATGGGTTAAGGTAATGATGCCACTGTTGTATGTATTTGCTATCTTACTAGTTATCAGAGCTTTAACCCTTGGTTCACCAGTTAAACCAGAATGGAGCTCAATCAAAGGTTTAGAATACATTTGGACACCCAACTTCACAGCATTGAAGGAGAACTTCTTCAAAATAAGCTTAGCTGCTGCAGGACAGATATTCTTCACGTTAAGCTTAGGTATGGGTATCATTCACAACTATGCCAGCTATCTTGGACCAGAAGATGATGTTGCTCTCTCCGGTTTGGCAACAGTATCACTTAACGAGTTTGCTGAGGTTATCCTTGGTGGTTCATTAGCTATCCCAATCGCATTCGCATACTTAGGACCAGAGCAAGCAGTCAAGGGTGGTGTCGGATTAGCTTACATGGCACTGCCAAACGTTTTCATGCACATGCCTGGAGGAAGGATATTCGGTGCAATGTGGTTCCTTTTACTCTGGTTCGCAGGGTTCACATCAGCCATCGCAACATACAACTATCTGGTTGCAATGCTTGAAGAAGACCTAAAGATTGACAGAAAAGTTGGTACATGGGTTGTGTTTGTATTCCTGTTCCTCCTCGGACTGCCAGTGGCATTAGACAGCAGCTTAGTCTACCTGAGTGAGCTAGACATGTGGGTTGGTTCATACTTCCTAGTGCTACTTGGATTCTTCGATGTCATCGTAGGTGTATGGCTCTTCAAGCCAGACAACTTCTGGGAGGAGCTCCACAAGGGTGCATTTATCAACGTTCCAGAGTGGTTCAAGCCAATTATAATGTACATCGCCCCAATATTCATGGCCATATTGCTCATTGGAAACACAAAGGACTACTACAGCATGGGTGCGTTAAGCTTCCACGTCTCAAAAGCTTATGTCGAGAATGTCCTTGGTGGTGCATACCCAGATGCAGTGCCACTAGTCCTTAAAGCAAGAATAGTAATCCTCATAATCCTCATCATTGGTGCTATCGAAGCATACTTAGCAATCAAGAAGAAGTACGGAGAAGAGCTTGAGAAGAACGAAGTCATCATCAAGGTGTGA